From the Maioricimonas rarisocia genome, one window contains:
- a CDS encoding HAD family hydrolase, whose product MSVKIRAVVFDCDGLMFNTEEIFHEATHTLLRRRGKVPTAEMFHQMMGRRAEESFQVLIDHNGLDETFESIRVEYFEIFFALIERSIAPMPGLLELLDHLEVRNLPKGVATSSERSYLQKLLGRFELTSRFHMMLTAEDVTRGKPNPEIYLRAAELLEVEPAEMLVLEDSEAGTRAAAAAGAHIISVPHEHSRHQDFSSARAMARGLHDPVIRSLLEA is encoded by the coding sequence ATGTCAGTCAAGATCCGGGCCGTTGTGTTCGACTGCGATGGCCTGATGTTCAACACGGAAGAAATATTTCACGAGGCGACTCACACGCTGCTGCGCCGACGCGGCAAGGTGCCCACGGCGGAAATGTTCCACCAGATGATGGGACGCCGTGCCGAAGAGTCGTTTCAGGTCCTGATCGACCACAACGGGCTCGACGAGACGTTCGAGAGTATCCGCGTCGAGTACTTCGAAATCTTCTTCGCCCTGATCGAAAGGTCGATCGCGCCGATGCCGGGGCTGCTGGAACTGCTCGACCATCTCGAGGTCCGCAATCTACCCAAGGGGGTCGCGACGTCATCCGAGCGAAGCTATCTGCAGAAGCTCCTTGGTCGGTTCGAACTGACCAGCCGGTTTCACATGATGCTCACTGCCGAGGATGTCACACGCGGCAAGCCGAATCCGGAAATCTATCTGCGCGCTGCAGAACTGCTTGAAGTGGAACCGGCAGAAATGCTGGTTCTGGAAGACAGTGAGGCAGGGACCCGTGCTGCGGCTGCGGCCGGTGCGCACATCATCTCCGTGCCGCACGAACACAGTCGTCACCAGGATTTCTCGTCCGCCCGGGCCATGGCTCGCGGACTGCATGACCCGGTGATCCGTTCGCTGCTCGAAGCCTGA
- a CDS encoding 3-keto-disaccharide hydrolase, which yields MSAADANRTDFRRWCFPAPAAALVMVFAVASLAPIGTSFGEETKSAAASDAKSNEKADSEKGWRPLFDGKSLENWKVTDFGGQGSVIVREKDKVLRIEQGEPLTGITWTGKDLPRVNYEIQLEAQRVDGNDFFCGLTFPVKKNCCSLILGGWGGGLTGISSINGFDASENETTDFVSFENGKWYSVRVVVTDTHIRAWVGDEMLADVDYSEKNIDVRLEMELCKPLGLATFQTVSDVRNFRIRELKPEAAKEGQ from the coding sequence ATGTCGGCAGCTGACGCGAATCGTACGGACTTCCGCCGTTGGTGTTTTCCGGCGCCTGCTGCCGCACTGGTAATGGTCTTTGCGGTGGCATCTCTGGCCCCTATCGGAACCAGCTTCGGCGAAGAAACAAAGTCGGCCGCAGCGTCCGACGCGAAGTCGAACGAAAAGGCAGACAGCGAAAAAGGCTGGCGGCCCCTGTTCGACGGCAAGTCGCTCGAGAACTGGAAGGTGACCGACTTCGGCGGCCAGGGATCGGTCATCGTGCGGGAGAAGGACAAGGTCCTGAGGATCGAACAGGGAGAGCCGCTGACCGGTATTACCTGGACCGGCAAGGATCTGCCTCGCGTCAACTACGAGATCCAGCTCGAAGCACAACGCGTCGACGGCAACGACTTCTTCTGTGGACTCACATTCCCCGTGAAGAAGAACTGTTGCTCGCTCATCCTGGGGGGATGGGGCGGCGGACTGACCGGTATCTCGAGCATCAACGGGTTCGATGCCTCCGAGAACGAAACGACTGACTTCGTCTCGTTCGAGAACGGCAAATGGTATTCGGTCCGGGTTGTGGTGACCGACACGCACATCAGGGCCTGGGTCGGCGACGAGATGCTGGCCGACGTCGACTATTCCGAGAAGAACATCGACGTGCGGCTCGAAATGGAGCTGTGCAAGCCGCTGGGGCTGGCCACATTTCAGACCGTCAGCGATGTCCGCAATTTCCGGATTCGGGAGCTGAAACCGGAAGCCGCCAAGGAAGGTCAGTAA
- the bioD gene encoding dethiobiotin synthase gives MSSDLPEGNLEVMHGLFITGTDTEVGKTHVTCEIARTLSAAGSRVGLYKPVCSGGISGGDGTIVWDDLQRLNNALPEPVPVDRICPQRFVAPLAPPVAAREEGRTIDEQLLRTGIHGWDDAADVLLVEGVGGLLCPLTDRETVADLAVDFGFPLLIVSPQRLGTINHTLMTVEVARSRGLHVAGIVMNHVVPPADDSVASNAAEIASRAGVPVIAELPYHPSLGLPGSDPDVKIDWWKVIRATADTEGAVDSND, from the coding sequence ATGAGTTCTGATCTGCCGGAAGGAAATCTCGAAGTCATGCACGGGCTGTTCATTACAGGAACCGACACCGAAGTTGGGAAAACGCACGTCACGTGCGAAATCGCCCGGACTCTCTCCGCGGCCGGGAGCCGTGTCGGCCTGTACAAGCCGGTCTGCTCCGGAGGCATCTCCGGAGGCGATGGGACGATCGTGTGGGACGATCTGCAGCGACTGAACAACGCGTTGCCGGAACCGGTTCCGGTCGACCGCATCTGCCCACAGCGGTTCGTGGCGCCGTTGGCCCCCCCGGTGGCGGCACGTGAGGAAGGCCGCACGATCGACGAGCAGTTGCTGCGAACCGGCATTCACGGATGGGATGACGCGGCCGATGTGCTGCTCGTTGAGGGCGTCGGAGGGCTACTGTGCCCACTGACGGATCGCGAAACGGTCGCCGACCTTGCCGTCGACTTCGGTTTTCCACTGCTGATTGTCTCACCGCAGCGTCTGGGGACGATCAACCACACGCTGATGACCGTGGAAGTCGCTCGCAGCCGGGGGCTGCACGTGGCGGGCATCGTCATGAACCACGTGGTGCCGCCGGCAGATGACTCAGTCGCCAGCAATGCCGCAGAGATTGCGAGCCGTGCGGGCGTGCCGGTCATTGCGGAGTTACCGTACCATCCGTCGCTGGGGTTGCCCGGCAGCGATCCCGACGTCAAAATCGATTGGTGGAAAGTGATTAGGGCCACGGCCGACACGGAAGGTGCCGTGGATTCCAACGATTGA
- a CDS encoding alpha/beta hydrolase, producing MSLSARHFRSFLCCGLTLLLVGGIVPAVASAQQDGTPRAQLLRSATDGSPVYITYYPALEDRNPRGVMNAGVVVLLHDEGGSRLIWDKTSAPPGGKPFAEVLQTQGYAVITVDLRKHGESVTEGTTPTLKVSDYSQMVLGDMVAVKKFIFDEHQRQRLNMNKMAIVAAGMSAPIAAAYAEADWRLPPYDDSPSPANRTPRGQDVRAMVLLSPNSSAGRVNLARSLKFLQAPQLGIAFLIIAGTRDAQDRNQGRNAYQIVSANRHNADRTYFERPNTNARGTDLLANPAAKAEIPILNFLDKHLKKLDIEWQDRRSRLDR from the coding sequence ATGTCATTGTCTGCTCGTCATTTCCGCAGTTTTCTCTGCTGCGGACTCACTCTGCTGCTTGTGGGCGGGATTGTTCCCGCTGTCGCCAGCGCCCAGCAGGACGGCACCCCGCGAGCGCAACTGCTCAGGTCGGCGACGGATGGCTCTCCCGTCTACATCACCTACTACCCGGCCCTGGAAGATCGCAACCCCCGGGGTGTGATGAATGCCGGGGTGGTCGTTCTGCTGCACGATGAGGGCGGCAGCCGCCTGATCTGGGACAAGACGTCGGCTCCTCCGGGTGGCAAGCCGTTCGCGGAAGTCCTGCAGACTCAGGGCTATGCCGTGATCACGGTCGACCTTCGCAAGCATGGCGAAAGCGTGACCGAGGGAACGACGCCCACACTGAAGGTCTCCGATTACAGTCAGATGGTGCTCGGAGACATGGTGGCCGTCAAGAAGTTCATCTTCGACGAACACCAGCGGCAGCGGCTGAACATGAACAAAATGGCGATCGTGGCTGCAGGAATGAGCGCACCGATCGCTGCCGCCTATGCCGAAGCGGACTGGAGACTGCCTCCGTACGATGACTCGCCGTCGCCGGCCAACCGGACTCCCCGCGGCCAGGACGTGCGGGCCATGGTGCTTCTGTCGCCGAACTCCTCGGCGGGTCGGGTCAATCTCGCCCGGTCGCTGAAGTTCCTGCAGGCTCCCCAACTCGGGATCGCCTTTCTCATCATTGCCGGCACCCGCGACGCGCAGGATCGAAACCAGGGGCGAAACGCCTACCAGATCGTCAGCGCCAACAGACACAATGCGGACCGCACGTACTTCGAACGTCCGAATACGAATGCCCGGGGGACCGACCTGCTCGCGAACCCCGCCGCCAAGGCCGAGATCCCGATTCTCAACTTCCTCGACAAGCACCTCAAAAAGCTCGACATCGAGTGGCAGGATCGCCGCAGCCGACTGGATCGCTGA
- a CDS encoding polyprenol monophosphomannose synthase: MSDASRLLITLCTFNERDNIRNLIPEILEHAPQADVLVVDDNSPDGTGELAEQMGQDDPRILTMRRVGQRGLGSATVAAFRYACEHDYDWVINLDADFSHPPRYIPDLLARRDEADIVIGSRYISGGRIVGWQIRRHLMSRCINIYARLMLGLRTKDNSGSYRLYRASQLKKIDFDGIRSTGYAFQEEILFRCRQVGCTFAEVPITFEERRYGVTKINLREAVIAVYVLGTLRFWPE, translated from the coding sequence ATGTCCGACGCGTCCCGCCTGCTGATCACGTTGTGTACGTTCAATGAGCGGGACAACATCCGGAACCTCATCCCCGAGATTCTCGAACACGCTCCCCAGGCGGATGTTCTCGTCGTCGACGACAATTCACCTGATGGAACCGGGGAGCTTGCCGAACAGATGGGACAGGACGATCCCCGCATCCTCACCATGCGTCGGGTCGGTCAGCGTGGCCTTGGTTCTGCGACGGTCGCCGCGTTTCGCTATGCCTGCGAGCACGACTACGACTGGGTCATCAACCTCGACGCCGACTTCTCGCATCCCCCGCGCTACATCCCCGACCTGCTCGCCCGCCGTGACGAGGCGGATATCGTGATCGGTTCGCGGTACATCAGTGGTGGCCGCATCGTGGGCTGGCAGATCCGTCGCCACCTCATGAGCCGCTGCATCAACATCTATGCGCGGCTGATGCTGGGTCTGCGAACGAAAGACAACAGCGGCAGCTACCGGCTGTACCGGGCCTCACAACTGAAGAAGATCGACTTCGATGGCATCCGGTCGACCGGCTATGCCTTCCAGGAAGAGATCCTGTTCCGTTGCCGCCAGGTCGGCTGCACGTTCGCGGAGGTTCCGATCACCTTCGAAGAACGCCGCTACGGCGTCACGAAGATCAACCTGCGGGAGGCGGTCATCGCGGTCTACGTGCTCGGGACGCTCCGGTTCTGGCCGGAATGA
- the panB gene encoding 3-methyl-2-oxobutanoate hydroxymethyltransferase, protein MDETQKAKRRPMTVPRFVRAKADGRKLTMLTAYDYLWAQMLDEAGVDSLLVGDTLGMVVQGRDTTLPVTLDQIIYHGEMVARAVRHALVIVDLPFLTYQVSPQQAIESAGRILKETGATAVKLEGGVQQAKTIEALTNADIPVMAHVGLRPQAVRMLGRMSAIQRESDRLLADAKSAADAGAFGIVLELIPGDIATAITEAVAVPTIGIGAGPGCDGQVLVTPDMFGMTTGFEPKFLKRYADLRSTIQQATREYVSEVREGQFPDAAHTHQ, encoded by the coding sequence ATGGACGAGACACAAAAGGCCAAGCGGCGTCCGATGACCGTTCCCCGCTTCGTGCGGGCGAAAGCGGATGGACGCAAGCTGACGATGCTGACCGCCTACGATTATCTGTGGGCTCAGATGCTCGATGAGGCGGGCGTCGACAGTCTGCTGGTCGGCGATACGCTCGGCATGGTCGTTCAGGGACGGGACACCACGCTGCCGGTGACACTCGATCAGATCATTTATCACGGCGAGATGGTGGCCCGCGCCGTGCGGCACGCCCTGGTCATCGTCGATCTGCCGTTTCTGACGTACCAGGTCAGTCCGCAGCAGGCCATCGAGAGTGCCGGCCGGATCCTGAAGGAAACCGGTGCGACCGCCGTCAAACTCGAAGGCGGCGTGCAGCAGGCCAAAACCATCGAAGCGCTGACGAACGCCGATATCCCCGTCATGGCGCACGTGGGACTGCGGCCGCAAGCGGTCCGGATGCTGGGGCGGATGTCCGCAATCCAGCGGGAGTCCGATCGACTGCTCGCAGATGCAAAGAGCGCCGCCGATGCCGGTGCCTTCGGAATCGTCCTGGAGCTGATTCCCGGCGACATCGCGACGGCCATCACCGAAGCGGTTGCTGTTCCCACAATCGGCATCGGTGCCGGTCCGGGCTGCGACGGGCAGGTGCTGGTGACACCGGACATGTTCGGGATGACGACCGGATTCGAGCCGAAGTTCCTGAAGCGGTATGCCGACCTGCGGAGCACGATCCAGCAGGCGACCAGAGAGTACGTTTCTGAAGTTCGCGAAGGACAGTTCCCCGACGCCGCCCACACGCATCAGTGA
- a CDS encoding DUF1573 domain-containing protein — MQMRTVCSGVMTASLVLVCLAAQAAADDSGRELNWAEKMFSELTHDFGVVARGADVRHKIAVRNLYEETVTILDVSTTCGCTVADAPKNRVLKTGEVAWVEVAMNTQKFMRRKNSNVDVTVSFAGGASEKVRIPITAYIRSDVVLTPGSANFGSVDTGAGAERQLQISYAGRSDWTIREVKTGNPLVSAEVEEVQRSGGQVRYNLTVRLSPEAPLGAVRDQLVLVTDDEANPYVPVAVEGLVEPDIVVTPAPLPLGTLQPGVAKTFNVVVRGRKPFSIDRIECESDRDCYKVRMSNATKTVHILPLTVTPPSEPGDFEELFTLTIKGRPQPVTFTARGKITGTGT; from the coding sequence ATGCAGATGCGAACGGTTTGTAGTGGAGTGATGACGGCGTCGCTGGTCCTGGTCTGCCTGGCGGCTCAGGCCGCTGCTGACGATTCGGGCCGCGAGCTCAACTGGGCCGAGAAAATGTTCTCGGAACTCACCCACGATTTCGGGGTGGTCGCCCGGGGGGCGGACGTACGGCACAAGATCGCGGTGCGGAATCTGTACGAAGAAACCGTGACCATCCTGGACGTCTCGACGACGTGCGGTTGCACGGTGGCCGATGCTCCGAAGAACCGCGTGCTGAAGACGGGCGAAGTTGCCTGGGTAGAAGTCGCGATGAACACGCAGAAGTTCATGCGACGCAAGAATTCCAACGTCGACGTGACCGTCAGCTTCGCCGGCGGCGCCTCTGAGAAGGTCCGGATCCCGATTACGGCCTACATCCGTTCGGACGTCGTGCTGACCCCGGGAAGCGCCAACTTTGGCAGTGTCGATACGGGAGCGGGGGCCGAGCGTCAGCTTCAGATTTCCTATGCCGGCCGCTCCGACTGGACCATCCGGGAGGTGAAGACCGGCAACCCGCTGGTGAGTGCCGAAGTCGAGGAAGTTCAGCGGTCCGGCGGGCAGGTCCGATACAACCTGACCGTGCGACTCTCGCCGGAAGCACCGCTGGGAGCCGTTCGCGACCAACTGGTGCTGGTGACCGACGACGAAGCGAACCCGTACGTCCCGGTCGCTGTCGAAGGTCTTGTGGAGCCGGATATTGTTGTCACGCCGGCACCGTTGCCGCTGGGAACACTCCAGCCGGGTGTTGCCAAAACGTTCAATGTCGTCGTGCGGGGCCGCAAACCGTTCTCGATCGATCGTATCGAGTGTGAATCGGACCGTGACTGCTACAAGGTGCGGATGTCGAACGCGACCAAGACCGTCCACATCCTGCCGCTGACGGTCACTCCCCCATCGGAGCCGGGCGACTTCGAGGAGCTGTTCACGCTGACGATCAAGGGGCGTCCGCAACCGGTGACGTTCACGGCCCGGGGCAAGATCACGGGGACGGGCACCTGA